ACCCGCAAACTGGTCGAAGCCGCCGACGCCGTGGGGCTCAAGCTGCTCGACCATATCATCGTCACCCCGGACGACGCCCTGAGCTTTCTCGACCAGAAGCTGCTCAAACTGTGAGTCCAGACCAGGCTGTGCGGCCCTGCTGTCTGCCGACCGGCTCAGGCCTGGCCGATGAGCAGCAGGATGGCGACCTGCACCAGTCCGATGATGAACCCGAGGATGCCGCCCAGCCACTCGATGAGCCGGAACTCCCTGGAGGCGACCTGCTTGACCACGGATTCGAGCTTGTCCAGGTCAAACTCGGCGATGCGCTGGCGTACGATGTCGCGGATTTGCAGGTGCTTTTCGAGGTCTTCGGCCAGGGTGGAGCGCATCTTGTCGGCCTCTTCGTGGACGGCGTCCACCGCCGCCTGTTCGATCATGCCGATGGTGCGGTCGTTGATGAAGCTGCCGATGAGCGGAATGGCCTGGAGCTTGCGGCCCGCTTTGTCGCGCACCACGCGCCGGACGAAGGCGTCCAGCCGCCCGGTCACGTCAAGGCGTTCCAGTTCGGTGCGGATGGTGTGCTGACTGAGGACTTCGCGCTCGATGACCTCAGCCACAGTGTCGGCCACATCGGCCTGGCGGCGGGGGATGAGCCCCTGCCATTTGAGGAAAAACACCCTTACTTTTCGCCGGGGGCGAAAGAGCATCTGGATGGCGACCCAGTTGGTCAGCCAGCCGATGAAGGCGGTCACAAAGGGTATCCACGCGAGCGGAAAGATGGCGTCAAGGCTGGGCATGGGCAATAAGGGACCAGTTTCGCACATGCGCGGTTCCCTGACAAGTCCGGCTTGCGGTCCGACTGGACCGGTAGTCAGGGGGAGCGACTTTTCTGGACATGCAGTCCCGGAAAGAAAGCCTCGAACAGACCCTACACGCCTTCGGGTGCGGGTCGGGGCCGGGTGGCCTCGAACTGTTCGCGGTGGTCGTCGGGGAGTTCGGTCACGGGCCAGTTGGCGCGGTCGTGGATGGGGGAGTCGGCGGCGGGCGTCAGCAGGTGGGTGTCCGCGTCGCGTTCCAGTTTCGGGTCAGCCAAGAGCGAGTCCAGGTCCTGTGCACTGGCGAATTGCCACCCGGCAAAGTCCGCCTGAAGCCCGTCGAGCAGCACGGTGCGGGCGGGGTGGGACGTCCACCACAGGTTGCGGCTGGAGTGGAGGGTTTTGTAGAAAAACGGCCACTCGGTGTAGGGGGCTTCGACAAGGGCGGGGGCGGGACGCTCGGGGTCGTTGGCGGCGGCGGCGAAAATATTGTTCCGCCAGGTCCAGTTACCGGTGCGAACGCTGTGCTCGCTCTGGTCGGTCCAGTCCACGACCGGCTGGGCGTCGCGAACGGCGATTTTGAGCTGGGCCGAGAAGTTGTCCACCAGCAGGGAATCCTCCAGCAGCCCGTCGCTGGCGTTGTCCAACAGCAGGCCGACGCTATTGGCTGAGAATTGGCTTGAGCGGATCGCGACCGGCCCCTGGCTGGCCTGGATGATGAGGCCCGGCGAGTGAATATTGCTCAGTGACTTCATCTCATCAAGGAGGAGGCCGCGGTTGTTGTAGTCGAGCCAGATTCCGGCGCAGGCGTTGAAGCCGCTGGTGTGGTGGCGGACGGTGCCACGATGGACGTTGCGCAGGCGCAGCCCCGCGCGGTCCCAGCCGTGGAAGTCGCCCCAGTCGCCGCGCCAGTTGTTCATGGCGGTCAGGCTGTCCTCGACCAGAAGGTTTTTGAAACGCGAGCCGTTGATCCCGCAAGCGCCGTTCTCTGTAGCCTGCACGCGGCGCAGGGTGACGGCCTCGCTCACCGGCTGGAGTTGGCGCTGGATATTGATATCGATACCGTTCCCGCCGTTGCGGA
The DNA window shown above is from Ruficoccus amylovorans and carries:
- a CDS encoding DUF445 domain-containing protein translates to MPSLDAIFPLAWIPFVTAFIGWLTNWVAIQMLFRPRRKVRVFFLKWQGLIPRRQADVADTVAEVIEREVLSQHTIRTELERLDVTGRLDAFVRRVVRDKAGRKLQAIPLIGSFINDRTIGMIEQAAVDAVHEEADKMRSTLAEDLEKHLQIRDIVRQRIAEFDLDKLESVVKQVASREFRLIEWLGGILGFIIGLVQVAILLLIGQA